From a region of the Acinetobacter calcoaceticus genome:
- the kdsA gene encoding 3-deoxy-8-phosphooctulonate synthase, translated as MSQLKPQEVVRLGDIQMANHLPFVLFGGMNVLESKDLAFEIAETYVDICKRLDIPYVFKASFDKANRSSLHSFRGPGLEKGIEWLGDIKKHFNVPIITDVHEPYQAEAVAEVADIIQLPAFLSRQTDLVEAMAKTQAIINIKKAQFLAPHEMRHILNKCLEAGNDKLILCERGSAFGYNNLVVDMLGFDTMKEMNVPVFFDVTHALQTPGGRADSAGGRRAQITTLARAGMATGLAGLFLEGHPDPEHAKCDGPCALRMSQLEPFLAQIKELDTLVKGFKKLDTH; from the coding sequence ATGTCACAATTAAAACCACAAGAAGTTGTACGTTTAGGCGATATACAAATGGCAAATCATTTGCCATTTGTATTATTTGGCGGAATGAACGTACTTGAATCAAAAGATTTAGCTTTCGAAATTGCAGAAACGTATGTGGATATTTGCAAACGCTTAGATATTCCTTATGTATTTAAAGCGAGTTTCGATAAAGCAAATCGTTCTAGTCTGCATTCATTCCGTGGTCCTGGACTTGAAAAAGGTATTGAATGGTTAGGCGATATTAAAAAACATTTTAATGTACCTATCATTACTGATGTTCATGAACCATACCAAGCTGAAGCAGTTGCAGAAGTAGCTGATATTATTCAGTTACCGGCTTTCTTAAGTCGCCAAACTGATCTTGTTGAAGCGATGGCAAAAACACAGGCTATTATTAACATTAAGAAAGCTCAGTTTTTGGCACCTCATGAAATGCGTCATATCCTGAATAAATGTTTAGAAGCAGGAAACGATAAACTTATTCTTTGTGAGCGTGGTTCAGCATTTGGCTATAACAATCTTGTTGTAGATATGCTTGGCTTTGACACCATGAAAGAAATGAATGTTCCTGTTTTCTTTGATGTAACACATGCGTTGCAAACTCCTGGTGGTCGTGCTGACTCGGCAGGTGGTCGTCGCGCTCAAATTACAACTTTAGCACGCGCTGGAATGGCAACAGGCTTGGCTGGATTGTTCTTGGAAGGTCATCCAGACCCAGAACATGCAAAATGCGATGGACCTTGTGCATTACGCATGTCGCAGCTTGAGCCGTTCTTGGCACAAATAAAAGAATTGGATACTTTGGTTAAAGGATTCAAAAAGTTAGACACCCATTGA
- the eno gene encoding phosphopyruvate hydratase has protein sequence MSQIVDIRAREILDSRGNPTIEADVILESGIVGRACAPSGASTGSREALELRDGDKSRYLGKGVKTAVNNVNTIIRDALVGKSVFEQKDIDNTMIELDGTENKEKLGANATLAVSLAAARAAADEKKIPLFQYIADLRGQTILTMPVPMMNIINGGSHADNNVDIQEFMIEPVGFTSFAEALRAGAEIFHSLKSVLNKKGLNTAVGDEGGFAPNLRSNEEAITVILEAIGQTGYKAGSDIMLALDCASSEFYKNGQYILAGEGNKAFTSNQFSDYLAGLVNQYPIISIEDGLDESDWEGWSYLTSILGDKIQLVGDDLFVTNPKILQRGINEKVGNSILIKYNQIGTLTETLDAIYLAKENGYTTVISHRSGETEDSTIADLAVGTAAGQIKTGSLCRSDRVSKYNQLLRIEELTKAAYRGKAEFKGLN, from the coding sequence ATGAGCCAAATCGTTGACATCCGTGCACGTGAAATTTTGGACTCTCGTGGTAACCCAACCATCGAAGCAGACGTAATTTTAGAATCTGGGATTGTTGGTCGTGCATGTGCACCATCTGGTGCTTCAACTGGTTCTCGTGAAGCTTTAGAACTACGTGACGGTGATAAATCACGTTACTTAGGTAAAGGCGTTAAAACTGCGGTTAACAACGTAAACACGATTATCCGTGACGCTTTAGTGGGCAAATCAGTATTTGAACAAAAAGACATCGATAATACGATGATCGAACTTGATGGTACTGAAAACAAAGAAAAATTAGGTGCAAATGCAACTTTGGCTGTGTCATTAGCTGCTGCACGCGCTGCTGCTGATGAAAAGAAAATTCCTCTTTTTCAATACATCGCTGACTTACGTGGTCAAACGATTTTGACTATGCCTGTACCAATGATGAACATCATCAATGGTGGTTCACATGCAGACAACAACGTTGATATTCAAGAGTTTATGATTGAGCCAGTAGGCTTCACTTCATTTGCTGAAGCATTACGTGCAGGTGCTGAAATCTTTCATTCACTAAAATCAGTTTTAAACAAAAAAGGTTTAAACACTGCTGTGGGTGATGAAGGTGGTTTTGCACCAAACTTGCGTTCAAACGAAGAAGCAATCACTGTTATTCTTGAAGCTATTGGTCAAACGGGTTACAAAGCTGGTTCTGACATTATGTTGGCGCTTGACTGTGCATCTTCAGAATTCTACAAAAATGGTCAATACATCCTTGCAGGTGAAGGTAATAAAGCATTCACAAGCAACCAGTTCTCTGATTATTTAGCTGGTCTTGTAAACCAATATCCAATTATCTCGATTGAAGACGGTCTAGATGAGTCTGACTGGGAAGGCTGGAGTTACTTAACTTCAATTCTTGGCGACAAAATCCAATTGGTGGGTGATGACTTGTTCGTTACAAACCCTAAGATTTTACAACGTGGTATTAATGAGAAAGTAGGTAACTCTATCTTAATCAAGTATAACCAAATTGGTACGTTGACTGAAACTTTAGATGCAATCTATCTTGCTAAAGAAAATGGCTATACGACTGTAATTTCTCATCGTTCTGGTGAAACAGAAGATTCAACTATTGCTGACTTAGCAGTAGGTACAGCGGCTGGCCAAATTAAGACTGGTTCACTTTGCCGTTCTGACCGTGTTTCTAAGTATAACCAATTACTTCGTATTGAAGAGTTGACTAAAGCTGCTTACCGCGGTAAAGCTGAGTTTAAAGGTTTAAATTAA
- a CDS encoding DUF421 domain-containing protein translates to MDFFNIFIGDTTWNFVLEILVRCTVMFIIIISFLRLSGKRGIRQLSLFELAIILCLGSAAGDPMFTKDLPIAHAFVAFIVILFLYRFATWSMVKHKKIEDLLEGKALCIVKDGLVVYKDFQRQSYSHDEFFSEMRQQNVEHLGQVRTALLESDGILSLLYFEDEDVKWGLPLFPDAYCKADVLKINTFYSCMKCGETKILNKIDQECTRCKHHSWAESLKTRRLG, encoded by the coding sequence ATGGATTTTTTTAATATTTTCATAGGTGACACGACCTGGAACTTTGTTTTAGAAATTCTAGTGCGATGTACCGTGATGTTCATAATCATTATTAGTTTTTTAAGATTATCTGGTAAGAGAGGTATACGTCAGCTCTCCCTTTTTGAACTCGCAATTATTTTATGTTTAGGTTCAGCTGCCGGTGACCCAATGTTTACTAAGGACCTACCTATTGCCCATGCCTTCGTCGCGTTTATCGTTATTCTTTTTCTTTATCGATTTGCTACATGGAGCATGGTAAAGCATAAAAAAATTGAAGATTTGCTTGAAGGAAAAGCACTTTGTATTGTTAAGGATGGCCTTGTAGTCTACAAAGATTTCCAAAGACAATCATATTCACATGATGAGTTTTTCTCGGAAATGCGTCAACAAAATGTTGAACATCTTGGACAAGTGAGAACAGCTTTGCTGGAGTCCGATGGTATTCTCAGTCTGCTTTATTTTGAAGATGAGGATGTAAAATGGGGCTTGCCATTATTCCCTGATGCTTATTGCAAAGCGGACGTACTTAAAATCAATACTTTTTATTCATGTATGAAATGTGGTGAAACTAAAATTTTAAATAAAATCGATCAAGAATGTACCCGTTGCAAACATCACAGTTGGGCTGAGTCTTTAAAAACACGCCGATTAGGATAA
- a CDS encoding TonB-dependent siderophore receptor — MYNPLFRKAFRVHPLALSMALTVPSIVYADEAMGTATLATIKVQAEQENSAVTEGSGSYTAKSTNTSTKLNLSLRETPQSVKVLTREYLDDRKIDSFQDLMNNITGVSTSRTDERQKAYARGFEVDYYLLDGMPSTTNLSIGDLDLDIYDRVEVVKGANGLTTGAGNPAMALNMIRKHANAKELTGNVSTSLGSWNSWSSSADISTPLNADGSLRGRMFVKHSDEKSFMDFYEKERNVFYGALDYDLSDKTSMSLGATYQELHRDGIRWGGTPAFYTDGTRTNFSRSLTVSAPWTYWDVNTTAVFANLKQNLFNDINLNIAYTFRKEDTDSMLLYTAGQVDKATNTSPLENPNDEKHKADYVSVYGAKAANEENNFDVFINAPFTLFNRPQEIIIGGSWNKNEKTKDIFGGSNTNQDIEKYLGGPLNYNDIAQELLQPVVLNGKNALNETTQTAAYIAGKFQILDPLKIIAGARLSNWEYKSENDKGNREFNNELAPYIGAIYDFAPDHSVYASYTEIFKPQERKDVNDQYIDPITGKSYEAGLKSEWFGGRFNTALSVFRIEQSNFAESIPGRFIIRNGTQTTEQAYRAVDGVESKGFEFEADGEINDNWGISFGVANFEAKDAKGTKVNTTNSRTTSNLFVKYKLDQWSAGLGLNYKSKYYTGSGSSRIEQDAYVLASAMLGYQLDKNIKLQFNIDNIFDEKYYEGIGENSMNWGTPRNATVRVRYNF, encoded by the coding sequence ATGTACAATCCGCTCTTTAGAAAAGCATTTAGAGTTCACCCTTTAGCACTTTCTATGGCTTTAACGGTACCTTCAATTGTTTATGCAGATGAGGCAATGGGAACAGCCACTTTAGCAACGATAAAAGTACAAGCAGAACAAGAAAATTCCGCTGTTACCGAAGGTTCGGGTAGCTATACAGCAAAAAGCACAAATACTTCTACAAAATTAAATTTGTCTCTTCGTGAAACTCCTCAATCGGTCAAAGTTTTAACTCGTGAATATTTAGATGATCGAAAAATCGATTCTTTCCAAGATTTAATGAACAATATTACGGGTGTTTCAACTTCACGCACCGATGAGCGCCAAAAAGCTTATGCGCGTGGCTTTGAGGTGGATTATTATTTACTGGATGGAATGCCTAGTACAACCAACTTAAGTATAGGCGATCTTGATCTAGATATTTATGATCGTGTTGAAGTCGTTAAAGGTGCTAATGGCTTAACAACAGGCGCGGGGAACCCTGCGATGGCACTTAACATGATCCGTAAACATGCTAATGCCAAAGAGCTTACAGGTAATGTTAGTACATCTTTGGGTTCGTGGAATTCGTGGAGCAGCTCAGCAGATATCTCTACACCGCTTAATGCTGATGGGTCTTTGCGTGGCCGTATGTTTGTAAAGCATTCCGATGAAAAATCATTTATGGATTTTTATGAGAAAGAACGTAATGTATTTTATGGTGCCCTTGATTATGACCTGAGTGATAAAACAAGTATGTCGCTTGGGGCTACTTATCAAGAGTTACACCGTGACGGTATCCGTTGGGGCGGAACACCGGCTTTTTATACTGATGGGACTCGTACTAATTTTTCTAGAAGCTTAACAGTAAGTGCGCCTTGGACTTATTGGGATGTGAATACAACCGCAGTATTTGCAAACTTAAAGCAGAATTTATTTAATGACATTAATTTAAATATAGCTTATACATTCCGCAAAGAAGATACGGACTCTATGTTGTTATATACAGCAGGCCAAGTAGATAAGGCGACCAATACCAGCCCATTAGAAAATCCGAATGATGAGAAGCATAAAGCTGATTATGTTTCTGTATATGGCGCAAAAGCTGCAAATGAAGAAAATAATTTTGATGTCTTTATCAATGCTCCATTTACGCTTTTTAATCGTCCACAAGAAATCATTATTGGTGGATCTTGGAATAAGAACGAAAAGACGAAAGATATTTTTGGTGGATCTAACACAAACCAAGACATTGAAAAATATTTAGGTGGTCCGCTTAACTATAACGATATAGCTCAAGAGTTGCTTCAGCCTGTTGTTTTAAACGGTAAAAATGCGCTAAATGAAACTACACAAACTGCCGCATATATTGCTGGTAAATTTCAAATTCTTGATCCTTTAAAAATTATTGCTGGTGCACGTTTATCTAATTGGGAATATAAGTCTGAAAATGATAAAGGTAACCGTGAATTTAACAATGAATTAGCACCATATATTGGCGCTATTTATGATTTTGCCCCAGATCATTCTGTGTATGCGAGTTATACAGAAATTTTCAAACCTCAAGAACGTAAAGATGTAAATGATCAATATATTGACCCGATTACAGGTAAGAGTTATGAGGCGGGGTTAAAGAGCGAATGGTTTGGAGGGCGTTTTAATACAGCGTTGTCAGTATTCCGAATAGAACAATCTAATTTTGCTGAATCGATACCTGGCCGATTCATTATTCGCAATGGTACACAAACTACAGAGCAGGCTTATCGAGCTGTAGATGGGGTTGAAAGTAAGGGCTTTGAATTTGAAGCTGATGGTGAAATTAACGACAACTGGGGGATTAGTTTCGGTGTTGCTAATTTCGAAGCAAAAGATGCAAAAGGTACAAAGGTTAATACGACAAACTCTCGAACAACTTCGAATTTATTTGTTAAGTACAAACTTGATCAATGGAGTGCAGGACTTGGTTTAAATTATAAGAGTAAATACTACACGGGTAGTGGAAGCTCCCGTATTGAGCAAGATGCTTATGTTTTAGCAAGTGCGATGCTAGGCTATCAACTAGATAAAAATATCAAACTTCAATTCAATATTGATAATATATTTGATGAGAAGTATTACGAAGGTATTGGTGAAAACTCAATGAATTGGGGAACACCACGAAATGCAACAGTACGTGTTCGTTATAATTTCTGA
- the ftsB gene encoding cell division protein FtsB gives MLEVFRSTSSKLILLLVIVLVAILQYQFWLGEGGYIPHQALMQQIQQQAEVNEELKERNRILAAEVFDLKNGTEAIEEHARLDLGLVKPHETFVQMSTISTHYKPIYIDPNAKVDLETNETPASPDIPD, from the coding sequence ATGTTAGAAGTATTTCGATCCACTTCAAGCAAACTGATATTGCTACTGGTTATTGTTTTAGTAGCTATACTGCAATATCAATTTTGGTTAGGTGAGGGTGGTTATATCCCTCATCAAGCTCTCATGCAACAAATTCAGCAACAAGCTGAGGTAAATGAAGAGCTTAAAGAACGAAACCGTATTTTGGCGGCAGAGGTTTTTGACCTTAAAAATGGTACAGAAGCAATAGAAGAACATGCTCGCCTTGATCTTGGTTTGGTTAAACCTCACGAGACATTTGTTCAAATGAGTACAATCAGTACCCATTACAAGCCTATTTATATTGACCCGAACGCTAAAGTTGATTTGGAAACGAATGAGACACCTGCATCTCCAGATATCCCAGACTAA
- the ispD gene encoding 2-C-methyl-D-erythritol 4-phosphate cytidylyltransferase, producing the protein MRHLHLQISQTKLWAVIPAAGSGSRFSKTELKQYQYIQDRTVLEHTIGRISQLPLNGYVLAIGTQDTFAQTLAFQNIDKAHFCTGGAERVHSVLNALNHLLNFADENDWVLVHDAARPCVTIECLNALVAKAIESNESAILAIPVRDTLKQVKTGNHIDKTVSRDLLWQAQTPQITKIGKLKKAIEQALENNVTITDEASALEYMGETVQVVMGRSDNIKITYLDDLELARLILQSQS; encoded by the coding sequence ATGAGACACCTGCATCTCCAGATATCCCAGACTAAATTATGGGCAGTGATTCCAGCTGCAGGATCGGGAAGTCGATTTTCTAAAACTGAATTGAAGCAGTATCAATATATTCAGGATAGGACTGTTTTAGAACACACTATTGGGCGTATAAGTCAGCTTCCGTTAAATGGTTATGTTTTGGCAATTGGTACACAAGATACCTTTGCCCAGACTCTTGCATTTCAAAATATAGATAAGGCGCATTTTTGTACTGGTGGAGCCGAGCGAGTCCATTCGGTGCTAAATGCGTTAAATCATCTTTTAAATTTTGCCGATGAAAATGATTGGGTGCTTGTACATGATGCGGCTCGGCCTTGTGTAACAATTGAGTGTTTGAATGCACTTGTGGCAAAGGCAATTGAATCAAATGAGAGCGCTATTTTAGCAATTCCTGTTCGTGATACTTTAAAGCAGGTTAAGACAGGCAATCATATTGATAAAACGGTCAGCCGAGATTTATTATGGCAAGCTCAAACTCCTCAAATTACCAAAATTGGTAAACTCAAAAAAGCAATTGAACAGGCTTTAGAGAATAACGTCACTATTACCGATGAGGCAAGTGCACTCGAATATATGGGTGAAACTGTACAGGTTGTGATGGGACGTTCGGATAATATAAAAATTACCTATCTTGATGACTTAGAACTTGCGCGTTTGATTCTTCAATCTCAGTCTTAA
- a CDS encoding 3-oxoacid CoA-transferase subunit A has protein sequence MIDKSKSSLTEVLSQIKDGATILIGGFGTAGQPAELIDGLIELGVKDLTIVSNNAGNGDYGLAKLLKAGSVKKVICSFPRQSDSYVFDELYRAGKVELEVVPQGNLACRIQAAGMGLGAVFTPTGFGTLLAEGKETREIDGKDYVLEYPIKADFALIKAYKGDRWGNLVYRKSARNFGPIMAMAADVTIVQVSEVVELGGLDPEHIITPGIFVQHVVQVAPAQ, from the coding sequence ATGATTGACAAAAGTAAGTCCTCACTTACCGAGGTTCTGTCGCAAATTAAAGATGGTGCCACCATCCTGATTGGTGGTTTTGGTACCGCAGGACAACCCGCTGAACTCATTGATGGACTAATTGAACTGGGTGTTAAAGATTTAACGATTGTCAGCAACAATGCCGGTAATGGCGATTACGGTCTGGCTAAACTGCTTAAAGCAGGATCAGTTAAAAAAGTCATCTGTTCTTTTCCACGTCAGTCAGACTCTTATGTGTTTGATGAGCTGTACCGTGCCGGAAAAGTAGAGCTTGAAGTCGTACCACAAGGTAACTTGGCTTGTCGTATTCAGGCAGCAGGTATGGGACTTGGGGCTGTGTTTACCCCAACAGGCTTTGGCACACTTCTAGCTGAAGGTAAAGAAACCCGTGAGATTGATGGTAAAGACTACGTACTTGAATATCCAATCAAGGCTGACTTCGCCTTAATTAAAGCTTACAAGGGCGACCGTTGGGGCAATCTGGTTTACCGTAAATCTGCACGTAACTTTGGCCCAATCATGGCCATGGCTGCTGATGTCACCATTGTTCAGGTTTCTGAAGTAGTTGAATTAGGTGGATTAGATCCAGAACACATTATCACCCCAGGTATCTTTGTACAGCACGTTGTTCAAGTCGCGCCAGCACAGTAA
- a CDS encoding 3-oxoacid CoA-transferase subunit B, with translation MSYQKLSRDQIAKRVAQDIPDGAYVNLGIGLPTKIASYLPNDKDIFLHSENGLLAFGPPPVAGEEDPELINAGKEFVTMLEGGSFFHHGDSFAMMRGGHLDIAVLGAFQVAANGDLANWHTGAPDAIPAVGGAMDLAVGAKKVFITTDHVTKQGEPKIVAELSYPVTGKRCVDRIYTDLCVIDVTKNGLKVIEKVEGLSFDELQGLTGATLIDATQG, from the coding sequence ATGAGCTACCAGAAACTCAGCCGTGACCAGATTGCAAAACGTGTGGCACAGGACATTCCTGATGGTGCATATGTGAACTTGGGCATTGGCTTGCCAACCAAGATTGCAAGCTATTTACCTAACGACAAAGATATTTTCCTTCATTCTGAAAATGGTTTATTGGCTTTTGGCCCACCACCAGTGGCGGGTGAAGAAGACCCTGAACTGATTAATGCAGGTAAAGAGTTTGTGACCATGCTAGAAGGTGGCAGCTTTTTCCACCATGGTGACTCATTTGCCATGATGCGTGGTGGTCACCTTGATATTGCAGTGCTGGGTGCCTTTCAGGTTGCAGCGAATGGTGACTTGGCGAACTGGCACACGGGTGCACCGGATGCGATTCCTGCGGTGGGTGGTGCGATGGATTTAGCAGTGGGTGCCAAAAAAGTATTTATCACCACAGACCATGTGACCAAACAAGGTGAACCGAAGATTGTGGCTGAGCTGAGCTATCCGGTGACGGGTAAACGCTGTGTTGACCGTATTTACACTGACCTTTGTGTGATTGATGTGACCAAAAATGGTTTAAAGGTGATTGAGAAAGTGGAAGGTCTTAGCTTTGACGAGTTACAGGGTTTGACTGGTGCAACTTTGATTGATGCGACACAAGGATAA
- the pcaF gene encoding 3-oxoadipyl-CoA thiolase — MTLKNAYIIDAIRTPFGRYAGGLAPVRADDLGAIPIKALMQRNPNVDWEQVDDVIYGCANQAGEDNRNVGRMSALLAGLPYQVPATTINRLCGSSLDAIAMAARAIKAGEANLVIAGGVESMSRAPYVMGKSDSAFGRSQKIEDTTMGWRFINLKLKELYGVDTMPQTAENVAEKFNVNRADQDQFALASQQRTASAQAKGFFSKEIVAVEIPQRKGDAVVIDTDEHPRASTTLEALSKLKPVVKADGTVTAGNASGINDGAAALLIASDEAVQAYNLKPRAKIIASTAVGVEPRIMGFAPAPAIKKLLKQANLTLDQMDVIELNEAFAAQALAVTRDLGLPDDSAKVNPNGGAIALGHPLGASGARLVTTALNQLEQTGGRYALCSMCIGVGQGIALIIQRV, encoded by the coding sequence ATGACTTTAAAAAACGCTTATATCATCGATGCTATCCGTACTCCATTCGGCCGTTATGCTGGTGGTCTTGCACCTGTCCGTGCCGATGACCTTGGCGCTATACCGATTAAAGCCTTAATGCAGCGTAATCCAAATGTAGATTGGGAACAAGTTGATGATGTGATCTATGGCTGTGCTAACCAAGCCGGTGAAGACAACCGTAATGTTGGCCGTATGTCAGCATTGCTTGCAGGTTTACCGTATCAGGTTCCAGCAACCACCATTAACCGTTTGTGTGGTTCTTCACTCGATGCCATTGCTATGGCAGCCCGTGCTATTAAGGCAGGTGAAGCGAACTTGGTTATTGCTGGTGGTGTAGAAAGCATGAGCCGTGCACCCTATGTGATGGGTAAGTCAGACAGTGCTTTTGGTCGTAGCCAGAAGATTGAAGACACCACCATGGGCTGGCGTTTCATTAACCTTAAACTTAAAGAATTGTATGGTGTAGACACCATGCCCCAGACTGCCGAGAACGTAGCTGAAAAGTTTAACGTGAATCGTGCAGATCAGGACCAGTTTGCCTTGGCGAGCCAACAACGCACCGCAAGCGCGCAAGCCAAAGGCTTTTTTTCTAAAGAAATCGTAGCAGTTGAAATCCCTCAGCGTAAGGGTGATGCTGTTGTGATTGATACCGATGAACATCCACGTGCATCAACCACGCTTGAAGCTTTAAGCAAACTTAAACCTGTTGTAAAAGCAGATGGCACAGTTACTGCGGGTAATGCTTCAGGTATTAATGATGGTGCAGCAGCACTGCTGATTGCTTCTGATGAAGCAGTTCAAGCTTATAACTTAAAGCCACGTGCCAAAATCATTGCTTCAACAGCAGTGGGTGTGGAACCTCGTATTATGGGTTTTGCTCCAGCACCTGCAATTAAAAAGCTTCTTAAACAAGCCAACCTGACTTTAGATCAGATGGACGTAATTGAGCTTAACGAAGCCTTTGCTGCACAGGCTTTGGCAGTGACCCGTGATTTAGGTTTACCCGATGATTCTGCCAAGGTAAATCCAAACGGTGGAGCAATTGCTTTGGGTCATCCGCTTGGTGCGTCAGGTGCACGCCTAGTGACCACAGCCTTAAACCAGCTTGAACAAACAGGTGGACGTTATGCCTTGTGTTCAATGTGTATTGGTGTTGGCCAAGGCATTGCACTCATTATTCAGAGAGTCTAA
- the pcaB gene encoding 3-carboxy-cis,cis-muconate cycloisomerase produces the protein MSQLYASLFYQKDVTDIFSDSSLITYMIQVEVALAQAQAQVGVIPQSAANTIAQVAEQALEKFGFPALAVATGLAGNIAIPFVKQLTAIVKDVDEDASRYVHWGATSQDILDTACILQCRDALNIVEAQLQQCYTTALQQAKQYRHQVMIGRTWLQQALPITLGHKLARWASAFKRDLDRIQAMKPRLLTAQLGGAVGSLASLQDQGSLVVSAFAKQLDLAAPTCTWHGERDRIVEIASVLGMIVGNTGKMARDWSLMMQTEIAELFEPTAKGRGGSSTMPHKRNPVAAASVLAAANRVPALMSSIYQSMVQEHERSLGAWHAEWLAIPEIFQLCAGALSRTGEVLQGFEVNAEHMQRNLECTNGLIMAEAVMMALAPKIGRLNAHHVVEVACKTAVAQNQHLCDVVSQLDEVKAQFSRDEIVEIFKPENYLGNIQQQIDAVLQEAQGESK, from the coding sequence ATGAGCCAGTTATATGCCAGCTTGTTTTATCAAAAAGACGTCACTGACATCTTTAGTGATTCATCATTAATTACATACATGATTCAGGTTGAAGTTGCGCTAGCTCAAGCACAGGCACAAGTTGGTGTGATTCCTCAAAGTGCGGCTAACACAATTGCACAAGTGGCTGAACAAGCACTAGAAAAGTTTGGCTTTCCAGCTTTAGCAGTGGCAACTGGACTAGCTGGGAATATTGCTATTCCGTTTGTAAAACAACTTACAGCAATTGTTAAAGACGTTGATGAAGATGCTTCACGCTATGTGCATTGGGGAGCAACCAGTCAGGATATTTTAGACACAGCGTGTATTTTGCAATGTCGTGATGCGTTGAACATTGTGGAAGCTCAACTTCAACAGTGTTACACCACTGCATTGCAACAAGCTAAGCAATATCGTCATCAAGTCATGATTGGGCGTACATGGTTACAGCAAGCTTTGCCAATTACTTTAGGACATAAGCTTGCACGTTGGGCTTCTGCATTTAAACGTGATTTAGACCGTATACAAGCAATGAAACCACGTTTACTCACTGCTCAGTTGGGCGGTGCTGTGGGTTCATTGGCTTCTTTGCAAGATCAAGGTTCACTTGTGGTCAGTGCATTTGCAAAGCAACTTGATTTAGCTGCACCTACATGTACTTGGCATGGTGAGCGTGATCGCATTGTAGAAATCGCAAGTGTGCTCGGCATGATTGTTGGTAATACAGGCAAAATGGCACGTGATTGGTCTCTTATGATGCAAACCGAAATTGCAGAATTGTTTGAACCCACAGCGAAAGGTCGTGGTGGTTCATCAACCATGCCTCATAAACGCAATCCAGTAGCGGCTGCTTCAGTACTTGCAGCAGCAAACCGTGTGCCAGCACTCATGTCTAGCATTTATCAAAGCATGGTACAGGAACATGAGCGTAGCTTAGGTGCGTGGCATGCAGAATGGTTGGCAATCCCTGAAATTTTTCAACTATGTGCTGGAGCATTGAGTCGTACTGGTGAAGTTTTACAAGGTTTCGAAGTTAATGCTGAGCATATGCAACGGAACCTTGAGTGTACCAATGGATTGATTATGGCGGAAGCAGTCATGATGGCACTTGCTCCAAAAATTGGCCGTTTAAATGCTCATCATGTGGTTGAAGTAGCTTGTAAAACAGCAGTGGCACAAAACCAGCATTTATGCGATGTCGTTAGCCAGTTAGATGAAGTAAAAGCACAGTTCAGCCGAGATGAAATTGTGGAAATATTTAAACCAGAAAACTATTTAGGCAATATTCAGCAACAGATTGATGCAGTTTTGCAAGAAGCACAAGGAGAGTCAAAGTGA